The proteins below are encoded in one region of Synchiropus splendidus isolate RoL2022-P1 chromosome 13, RoL_Sspl_1.0, whole genome shotgun sequence:
- the LOC128769421 gene encoding tetratricopeptide repeat protein 39C-like isoform X2 → MFFKGRVQRLECQITCALTSFSSALDLASEQREIQHICLYEIGWCSMIELNYGDAYRAFERLKMESRWSQCYYAYLTGVCQGATGDLQGALAVFRDVQKLFRRRNNQIELFSMKKAEKLRSSSLTKELCVLSMIEVLYLWKALPNCSTAKLQIMMQVLQGVDDLSSAGLKNLLLGAISKCLTNTKEASQYFQLAAQDEVGLLSNSYVQPYACYELGCVLLTTPESADRGWTLMLQAKEDFAGYDFENRLHVRIHSALATKKSTAPP, encoded by the exons ATGTTCTTCAAGGGCCGAGTGCAGCGGCTGGAG TGCCAGATCACCTGTGCCTTGACGTCCTTCAGCAGCGCCTTGGACCTGGCCTCTGAGCAGAGGGAGATCCAGCACATCTGCCTGTATGAGATAG GTTGGTGCAGCATGATCGAGCTGAACTACGGCGACGCCTACCGAGCGTTTGAACGGCTGAAGATGGAGTCTCGATGGTCCCAGTGCTACTACGCATACCTGACTGGAG TCTGTCAGGGAGCCACGggtgacctgcagggggcgctcgcTGTGTTCAGGGACGTCCAGAAGCTCTTCAGGCGGCGGAATAACCAGATCGAGTTGTTTTCCATGAAGAAG GCAGAGAAGCTGCGGAGCTCCAGTCTCACCAAAGAGCTGTGTGTCCTGTCCATGATCGAGGTCCTGTATCTGTGGAAGGCTCTGCCCAACTGCTCCACAGCCAAGCTGCAGATCATGATGCAAG TCCTCCAGGGTGTGGACGACCTCTCCAGTGCTGGGCTGAAGAACCTGCTGCTTGGAGCCATCAGCAAATGTCTGACCAACACCAAAGAGGCCTCTCAG TACTTCCAGCTGGCGGCGCAGGACGAGGTGGGCCTCCTCAGCAACTCCTACGTGCAGCCGTACGCCTGCTACGAACTGGGCTGCGTGCTGCTCACCACCCCAGAG tCAGCAGACAGAGGATGGACGCTAATGCTGCAGGCCAAG GAGGACTTTGCGGGCTACGACTTTGAGAACAGGCTGCACGTGCGTATCCACTCCGCCCTGGCCACCAAGAAAAGCACAGCCCCACCTTGA
- the LOC128769421 gene encoding tetratricopeptide repeat protein 39C-like isoform X1 codes for MAEPTRPAEGAAAAAAAPDLTNDAELALRGINMLLNNGFKESDALFKAYRNHSPLMSFGSSFVSFLNAMMTFEEEKMQMALEDLKATEKLCESENSSVIETIKNKIKRNVDSQRSGSAAADRLQRQIIIADCQVYLAVLSFIKQELSAYIKGGWILRKAWKMYNKCYSDITHLQEGGRRRPSSQRPSSSDHKRSLSTGSSPSQSPEGISPEALERLKGSVSFGYGLFHLCISMVPPHLLKIVNLLGFPGDRLQGLAALSYASESKDMKAPLATLALLWYHTVVQPFFALDGHDTQAGLREAKSILQQREATYPNSSLFMFFKGRVQRLECQITCALTSFSSALDLASEQREIQHICLYEIGWCSMIELNYGDAYRAFERLKMESRWSQCYYAYLTGVCQGATGDLQGALAVFRDVQKLFRRRNNQIELFSMKKAEKLRSSSLTKELCVLSMIEVLYLWKALPNCSTAKLQIMMQVLQGVDDLSSAGLKNLLLGAISKCLTNTKEASQYFQLAAQDEVGLLSNSYVQPYACYELGCVLLTTPESADRGWTLMLQAKEDFAGYDFENRLHVRIHSALATKKSTAPP; via the exons ATGGCCGAACCGACGCGACCTGCCGagggggcggcggcggcggcggcggcgccggACCTGACCAACGACGCGGAGCTGGCGCTGAGAGGCATCAACATGCTGCTGAATAATGGCTTCAAAGAAAGCGACGCGCTCTTCAAAGCCTACAG GAACCACAGCCCTTTGATGAGTTTCGGCTCCAGTTTCGTGAGTTTCTTG AACGCCATGATGACGTtcgaggaggagaagatgcagATGGCCTTGGAGGATCTGAAGGCCACGGAGAAGCTGTGCGAGAGCGAGAACTCCAGCGTGATCGAGACCATCAAAAACAAGATCAAAAGAAAC GTGGACTCCCAGAGGTCGGGCTCAGCTGCGGCCGACCGACTCCAGAGGCAGATCATCATCGCCGACTGCCAGGTCTACCTGGCCGTGCTTTCCTTTATCAAGCAGGAGCTGTCAG CCTACATCAAAGGCGGCTGGATCCTCCGAAAGGCTTGGAAGATGTACAACAAGTGTTACAGCGACATCACGCACCTGCAGGAGGGCGGCCGCCGCCGACCTTCATCCCAGCGACCTTCATCCTCCGACCACAAACGCTCCTTATCCACGGGGTCGAGCCCCTCCCAGAGCCCGGAAGGGATCAGCCCGGAAGCTCTGGAGCGCCTGAAGGGATCCGTCAGCTTCGGCTACGGCCTCTTCCACCTCTGCATCTCCATGGTCCCGCCGCACCTCCTGAAGATCGTCAACCTTCTGGGTTTCCCCGGTGACCGCCTGCAGGGTCTGGCGGCACTGAGCTATGCCAGCGAGAGCAAGGACATGAAGGCGCCTCTAGCtac CCTGGCCCTCTTGTGGTACCACACGGTAGTGCAGCCCTTCTTCGCCCTGGACGGCCACGACACGCAGGCTGGACTGAGGGAGGCCAAGTCCATCCTTCAGCAGAGGGAGGCCACCTACCCCAACTCCTCTCTCTTCATGTTCTTCAAGGGCCGAGTGCAGCGGCTGGAG TGCCAGATCACCTGTGCCTTGACGTCCTTCAGCAGCGCCTTGGACCTGGCCTCTGAGCAGAGGGAGATCCAGCACATCTGCCTGTATGAGATAG GTTGGTGCAGCATGATCGAGCTGAACTACGGCGACGCCTACCGAGCGTTTGAACGGCTGAAGATGGAGTCTCGATGGTCCCAGTGCTACTACGCATACCTGACTGGAG TCTGTCAGGGAGCCACGggtgacctgcagggggcgctcgcTGTGTTCAGGGACGTCCAGAAGCTCTTCAGGCGGCGGAATAACCAGATCGAGTTGTTTTCCATGAAGAAG GCAGAGAAGCTGCGGAGCTCCAGTCTCACCAAAGAGCTGTGTGTCCTGTCCATGATCGAGGTCCTGTATCTGTGGAAGGCTCTGCCCAACTGCTCCACAGCCAAGCTGCAGATCATGATGCAAG TCCTCCAGGGTGTGGACGACCTCTCCAGTGCTGGGCTGAAGAACCTGCTGCTTGGAGCCATCAGCAAATGTCTGACCAACACCAAAGAGGCCTCTCAG TACTTCCAGCTGGCGGCGCAGGACGAGGTGGGCCTCCTCAGCAACTCCTACGTGCAGCCGTACGCCTGCTACGAACTGGGCTGCGTGCTGCTCACCACCCCAGAG tCAGCAGACAGAGGATGGACGCTAATGCTGCAGGCCAAG GAGGACTTTGCGGGCTACGACTTTGAGAACAGGCTGCACGTGCGTATCCACTCCGCCCTGGCCACCAAGAAAAGCACAGCCCCACCTTGA